In Sodalis ligni, a single genomic region encodes these proteins:
- the cheA gene encoding chemotaxis protein CheA, whose protein sequence is MSMDISAFYQTFFDEAAELLADMEQHLLILDPENPDSEQLNAIFRAAHSIKGGAGTFGFTVLQETTHLLENLLDEARRGEMALSTAIVNLFLETKDIMQDQLDAYKTAQEPDAASFEYICAALRQLALEAKGVAADDGSKSGAEPGALISSDAVLHIRLSALKETEIPLMLDELGNLGTVLEHGQTGDSLSATLQTTVSEDDICAVLCFVLDAEQIHFDEAVIADDTPEKGGNTASEDDGDLPVSVAGGLENDTAESLPEHGGAVMNDAAGDTVADTIMPLDPPTNIAAGEGDGSRDNVTPIHAAAQQSGRQADTAVAAPRIKPADTSIRVAVEKVDQLINLVGELVITQSMIAQRSGNLDPARHSDLLNSMGQLERNARDLQESVMSIRMMPMEYVFSRFPRLVRDLAAKLDKQVLLTLEGSSTELDKSLIEWIIDPLTHLVRNSLDHGIESPDIRSGLGKNPVGNLLLRAENQGGNICIEVIDDGAGLNREKILAKALSQGMAVSDSMTDEEVGMLIFAPGFSTAEQVTDVSGRGVGMDVVKRNIQAMGGHVDILSQAGKGTTIRILLPLTLAILDGMSVRVNQDVFILPLNTVMESLQPQAEDLHPLAGGEQVLQVRGEYLPLVELHRLFDVSDAKTDPTEGIVVILQSAGRRYALLVDQLIGQHQVVVKNLESNYRKVPGISAATILGDGSVALIIDVSALQALNRNKRMAGAA, encoded by the coding sequence ATGAGCATGGATATTAGCGCATTTTACCAAACATTTTTTGATGAGGCCGCCGAGCTGCTGGCGGATATGGAGCAGCACCTGCTGATACTGGATCCGGAAAATCCGGATAGCGAGCAGCTGAATGCGATATTCCGCGCGGCGCATTCCATCAAGGGCGGGGCGGGGACGTTCGGCTTTACGGTATTGCAGGAGACGACCCATTTACTGGAAAACCTGCTGGATGAGGCGCGTCGGGGTGAAATGGCCCTCAGCACGGCAATCGTTAACCTCTTTTTGGAAACCAAAGATATCATGCAGGATCAACTAGATGCCTACAAGACGGCTCAGGAACCGGATGCGGCGAGCTTTGAATACATTTGCGCCGCGCTGCGCCAGCTGGCTTTGGAGGCCAAAGGCGTGGCGGCTGACGACGGGTCGAAAAGCGGTGCGGAACCTGGCGCGCTGATATCGTCGGACGCGGTGCTGCATATTCGCTTGAGCGCCTTGAAGGAAACCGAGATCCCCCTGATGCTCGATGAACTGGGCAATCTGGGCACCGTGCTCGAGCACGGTCAAACCGGTGACAGCCTGAGCGCCACGCTGCAGACCACCGTAAGCGAAGACGATATCTGCGCGGTGCTCTGCTTTGTACTGGATGCGGAACAAATCCATTTCGATGAAGCCGTTATCGCGGATGATACGCCGGAGAAGGGCGGCAATACTGCGTCCGAGGACGATGGGGACTTACCCGTAAGCGTCGCGGGCGGGCTTGAAAACGACACGGCGGAATCCTTGCCCGAGCACGGCGGCGCCGTGATGAATGATGCTGCCGGCGACACGGTGGCCGATACTATTATGCCGCTGGATCCGCCAACGAACATTGCCGCCGGCGAAGGCGACGGCAGCCGGGATAACGTGACGCCAATCCATGCCGCGGCCCAGCAATCGGGCCGGCAGGCGGACACCGCCGTTGCCGCGCCGCGCATAAAGCCGGCTGATACCAGTATTCGGGTAGCGGTGGAGAAGGTGGATCAGCTCATCAATCTGGTGGGGGAACTGGTTATAACCCAGTCGATGATCGCCCAGCGATCCGGCAATCTGGATCCGGCCCGCCACAGTGATTTGCTCAACAGCATGGGCCAACTGGAGCGCAACGCCCGCGATTTGCAGGAATCGGTAATGTCCATCCGTATGATGCCGATGGAATATGTCTTCAGCCGGTTCCCCCGGCTGGTGCGCGACCTGGCCGCCAAGCTGGATAAGCAGGTACTGCTAACTCTTGAGGGCAGCTCCACGGAGCTGGATAAGAGCCTGATTGAGTGGATCATCGATCCCCTGACCCACCTGGTGCGCAATAGCCTGGATCACGGTATTGAATCCCCCGATATCCGCAGCGGGCTGGGTAAAAATCCCGTCGGCAATCTGTTGCTGCGCGCCGAGAATCAAGGGGGAAATATCTGCATCGAAGTCATTGATGACGGCGCCGGACTGAACCGGGAAAAAATTCTGGCCAAGGCGCTGTCTCAGGGCATGGCGGTGAGCGACAGCATGACCGACGAGGAGGTGGGCATGCTGATCTTCGCGCCGGGGTTCTCCACCGCTGAACAGGTCACTGACGTTTCCGGGCGCGGCGTCGGCATGGACGTGGTGAAGCGTAATATCCAAGCGATGGGCGGCCATGTGGATATCTTGTCCCAGGCGGGCAAGGGCACCACTATCCGTATTCTGCTGCCGCTCACCCTGGCCATCCTCGACGGGATGTCGGTCCGGGTCAATCAGGATGTCTTTATCCTGCCGCTGAATACGGTGATGGAGTCCCTGCAGCCGCAGGCGGAGGATTTGCATCCCCTGGCCGGCGGCGAGCAGGTGTTGCAGGTCAGGGGGGAATACCTGCCCTTGGTTGAACTGCACCGTTTGTTTGATGTTTCCGACGCCAAAACCGACCCCACCGAGGGTATTGTGGTGATTTTGCAAAGTGCGGGTCGTCGCTACGCACTGCTGGTGGATCAGTTAATCGGCCAGCACCAGGTGGTGGTGAAAAACCTGGAAAGCAATTACCGCAAGGTACCGGGTATTTCTGCCGCCACTATTCTGGGGGACGGCAGCGTGGCGTTGATCATTGATGTATCCGCATTACAGGCCCTGAACCGTAATAAACGGATGGCCGGTGCTGCTTAA
- the cheW gene encoding chemotaxis protein CheW, whose protein sequence is MAGLANVTALTGETVGQEFLIFTLGDEEYGIDILKVQEIRGYDQVTRIANTPAFIKGVTNLRGVIVPILDLRIKFAQTDVLYNDNTVVIVLNLNQRVVGIVVDGVSDVLSLTADQIRPAPEFAVTLATEYLTGLGSLGERMLILVDIERLLNSEEMALVDTAAAH, encoded by the coding sequence ATGGCAGGACTCGCAAACGTCACCGCGCTGACGGGGGAAACCGTAGGGCAGGAATTCCTGATCTTTACCCTGGGCGATGAAGAATATGGCATAGATATACTTAAGGTCCAGGAGATCCGGGGTTACGATCAGGTTACGCGTATCGCCAATACGCCGGCCTTTATCAAAGGCGTGACCAATCTGCGCGGCGTTATCGTGCCGATTCTCGATTTGCGGATTAAATTCGCGCAAACAGACGTTTTGTATAACGACAACACGGTAGTTATTGTACTGAACCTGAACCAACGGGTAGTGGGAATCGTCGTGGACGGCGTCTCGGACGTGCTCTCCCTCACTGCCGATCAGATTCGTCCGGCGCCGGAATTTGCCGTTACTCTGGCCACCGAGTATCTCACCGGTCTCGGCTCGCTGGGGGAACGGATGCTGATTCTGGTGGATATTGAACGTTTATTGAACAGCGAGGAAATGGCGCTGGTGGATACCGCCGCCGCTCATTGA
- the motA gene encoding flagellar motor stator protein MotA: protein MLVILGYLVVIAAVFGGYALVGGHLGALYQPSECLIIAGSGIGSFIVGNNGKAIKSTFHALPLLFRGSKYNKSLYMDLMALLFRLMAKSRQQGMLALEFDIDSPQNSEIFKRYPRILMDNLLVDFLTDYLRLMIGGNMNAFEIESLMDEEIETYEHECEIPAGSLGQMGDSLPAFGIVAAVLGVVHALASADRSAIELGALIAQAMVGTFLGILLSYGFISPLASLLRQKRAETTKMMQCIKITLLSSIHGYAPQIAVEFGRKTLYSAERPSFTELEEHVRHAREPVKAAAEEDA from the coding sequence GTGTTAGTGATATTGGGATACTTAGTCGTCATTGCCGCGGTGTTTGGCGGTTATGCCTTGGTTGGCGGTCATTTGGGCGCGCTATATCAACCTTCCGAATGTTTGATTATCGCAGGCTCGGGAATCGGCTCGTTTATCGTCGGTAACAATGGGAAAGCGATCAAATCAACGTTTCATGCCCTTCCGCTCCTTTTCCGCGGCTCAAAATACAATAAATCTCTTTACATGGATCTCATGGCGCTGCTGTTCCGATTGATGGCGAAATCGCGTCAGCAAGGAATGTTGGCGTTGGAATTCGATATCGACAGTCCGCAGAACAGTGAAATATTCAAGCGCTATCCGCGTATTCTGATGGATAATCTACTGGTTGATTTCCTTACTGATTATTTGCGGCTGATGATTGGCGGCAATATGAACGCCTTTGAAATCGAATCGCTGATGGATGAGGAAATCGAGACCTATGAGCATGAGTGCGAGATTCCGGCCGGGAGCCTCGGACAGATGGGGGATTCGCTACCGGCGTTCGGTATCGTTGCCGCCGTGCTGGGCGTGGTGCATGCGCTGGCCTCGGCCGATCGTTCGGCCATTGAACTGGGTGCGTTAATCGCCCAGGCGATGGTGGGGACGTTTTTGGGCATTTTGCTGTCTTATGGTTTTATTTCGCCCCTGGCGTCGTTATTACGGCAAAAACGCGCTGAAACCACCAAAATGATGCAATGCATCAAGATTACCTTGCTCTCCAGTATACATGGCTATGCGCCGCAGATTGCGGTGGAGTTCGGACGCAAAACGCTTTATTCCGCGGAACGTCCTTCGTTTACCGAACTTGAGGAACACGTCAGGCATGCCAGAGAGCCGGTGAAGGCTGCGGCGGAAGAAGATGCATGA
- the motB gene encoding flagellar motor protein MotB, which yields MKNQPVVVIRKRRSSPGQAQHGGAWKIAYADFMTAMMAFFLVMWLLSIASPQELTTIAEYFRTPLNVALTGGPRSSTDSSPIPGGGDDPTRQQGDVHKSLDNLMEKLEKKRLNHLRERLDQLIESDPRLRVLRPQLLINMVQEGLQIQILDSQNRPMFETGSALVEPYMRDVLRGIAPILNDIPNKISISGHTDAAPYANGERGYSNWELSADRANASRRELISGGLAEGKILRVVGMSSTMSIAPKQPYAAINRRISLVVLNKQTEEMIEHENVQNPAVEVNGSKELSAQPALKEAADARRGASPATQANVPAPQVRRRRRQPMHRRRRPSHRHRQRIRRRRRPSRWFRQRIRRRRRPSRWFRQRIRRCRRPSRRFRQRIRRRRRPSRRHRQRIRRRRRPSRRHRQRIRRRRRSSRRFRQRIRRRRRSSRRFRQRIRGPRPAPG from the coding sequence ATGAAGAACCAGCCGGTAGTGGTGATACGCAAACGCCGGTCGTCCCCTGGCCAAGCGCAGCATGGCGGGGCCTGGAAGATTGCCTACGCCGATTTTATGACCGCCATGATGGCGTTTTTCCTGGTGATGTGGCTGTTGTCCATCGCCAGTCCGCAGGAATTGACCACCATAGCCGAGTATTTTCGTACGCCGCTTAATGTGGCCTTGACCGGCGGCCCGCGAAGCAGTACGGACAGCAGCCCGATTCCGGGCGGTGGCGACGATCCGACCCGCCAGCAGGGGGATGTGCACAAGAGTCTCGATAATCTGATGGAAAAATTGGAAAAGAAGCGGCTCAATCACCTGCGTGAACGGCTTGATCAACTTATCGAATCCGATCCGCGCCTGCGGGTGTTGCGGCCTCAATTGCTGATTAACATGGTGCAAGAGGGATTGCAGATACAGATTCTGGACAGTCAGAACCGGCCGATGTTTGAAACCGGCAGCGCATTGGTAGAGCCCTATATGCGCGATGTATTGCGCGGCATTGCCCCCATTCTTAATGATATTCCTAATAAAATCAGCATTTCCGGCCATACCGATGCCGCCCCTTACGCTAACGGCGAGCGGGGTTACAGCAACTGGGAATTGTCTGCCGACCGCGCTAACGCTTCAAGGCGTGAACTGATTTCCGGCGGGTTGGCCGAGGGGAAAATTCTGCGGGTGGTGGGGATGTCTTCCACCATGAGCATTGCGCCGAAACAGCCTTATGCCGCGATAAATCGCCGTATCAGCCTGGTGGTGTTGAATAAGCAAACGGAAGAGATGATCGAACATGAAAATGTGCAAAACCCGGCGGTAGAGGTAAACGGATCTAAAGAGCTCTCGGCGCAGCCGGCCCTCAAGGAAGCGGCCGATGCCCGCAGAGGCGCGTCGCCGGCAACGCAAGCCAATGTACCGGCACCGCAGGTCCGCCGCCGGCGCCGGCAGCCAATGCACCGGCGCCGCAGACCCAGCCATCGGCACCGGCAGCGAATTCGCCGGCGCCGCAGGCCCAGCCGTTGGTTCCGGCAGCGAATTCGCCGGCGCCGCAGGCCCAGCCGTTGGTTCCGGCAGCGAATTCGCCGGTGCCGCAGGCCCAGCCGTCGGTTCCGGCAGCGAATCCGCCGGCGCCGCAGGCCCAGCCGCCGGCACCGGCAGCGAATCCGCCGGCGCCGCAGGCCCAGCCGCCGGCACCGGCAGCGAATCCGCCGGCGCCGCAGGTCCAGCCGACGGTTCCGGCAGCGAATCCGCCGGCGCCGCAGGTCCAGCCGACGGTTCCGGCAGCGAATCCGCGGGCCGCGGCCCGCGCCAGGATAA
- the otsA gene encoding alpha,alpha-trehalose-phosphate synthase, translated as MSRLVVVSNRIAAMEGKKESAGGLAVGIMDSLKDAGGLWFGWDGNISEEELPLEHHQQDNISFAAFSLKQSEYDQYYLNFSNTVIWPAFHYRLDLVQYQREDYDGYCHVNEKLARRLKPLVKKDDILWIHDYHLLPFAAACRKLGMTNRIGFFLHIPFPTSEIFNALPPRKELLEMLCEYDLIGFQAETDRLAFIENLSLVTDVEELGEDQFSAYGKFVTVRVYPIGVEPDSIRELAEGRLPPKLAHLRDKLNGQLIISVDRLDYSKGLPERFQAYETLLENYPQHRGNIRYFQIAPTSRGDVQAYQDIRHELEMEAGRINGHFSTLEWTPLFYLNQHYERSLLMKIFRHCDVGLVTPLRDGMNLVAKEYVASQNPADPGVLILSRFAGAANELTSALLVNPYDRDGVASALDKALRMPQAERIERYKAMMDVITKNDIVHWRKSFLNDLKAVPHQLEPGQQPLKEGSLPKPA; from the coding sequence ATGAGTCGCTTAGTGGTCGTTTCAAATCGCATTGCCGCCATGGAAGGCAAAAAAGAAAGTGCGGGCGGACTTGCTGTTGGCATTATGGATTCATTAAAGGACGCCGGCGGTTTGTGGTTCGGCTGGGATGGGAATATCAGCGAGGAGGAACTCCCGCTGGAACATCATCAACAGGATAATATCTCGTTTGCCGCTTTTAGTCTCAAGCAGAGTGAATACGATCAGTATTATTTGAATTTCTCCAATACGGTGATTTGGCCTGCTTTCCATTACCGTCTCGATCTGGTGCAATATCAGCGGGAGGATTACGATGGTTATTGCCATGTTAATGAAAAATTGGCAAGACGTTTAAAACCTTTGGTTAAAAAAGATGATATCTTATGGATCCATGATTATCATTTATTACCCTTTGCCGCCGCGTGCCGCAAATTAGGCATGACCAATCGTATCGGCTTTTTCCTGCACATCCCTTTTCCAACCTCGGAAATATTCAATGCGCTGCCGCCGCGTAAAGAATTACTCGAAATGTTATGCGAATATGACCTGATTGGTTTCCAGGCCGAAACCGATCGTTTGGCATTTATTGAAAATTTATCGTTAGTGACCGACGTGGAAGAACTTGGGGAAGATCAATTTTCCGCATACGGGAAATTTGTTACTGTCCGCGTTTATCCCATCGGCGTCGAGCCGGACAGTATTCGCGAACTGGCGGAAGGGCGGCTGCCGCCCAAACTGGCCCATTTGCGGGATAAGCTCAACGGGCAGCTGATTATCAGCGTCGACAGGCTTGACTACTCGAAGGGCCTGCCGGAGCGATTCCAGGCTTACGAAACCCTGCTGGAAAATTATCCTCAGCATCGAGGCAACATACGCTACTTCCAAATTGCGCCGACTTCCCGGGGCGACGTTCAAGCCTATCAGGATATCCGCCACGAGCTGGAGATGGAAGCAGGGCGCATTAACGGTCATTTCTCCACCCTGGAGTGGACCCCCCTGTTTTACCTGAATCAGCATTATGAGCGCAGCCTGCTGATGAAAATTTTTCGGCATTGCGATGTCGGACTGGTGACGCCTTTACGCGACGGCATGAATCTGGTGGCGAAAGAGTATGTGGCCTCCCAGAACCCCGCCGATCCCGGGGTATTGATTTTATCCCGCTTCGCCGGCGCGGCCAACGAATTGACGTCGGCCTTGCTGGTCAACCCTTACGATCGCGACGGTGTCGCCTCCGCCCTTGATAAAGCGCTCCGTATGCCGCAGGCGGAAAGAATCGAACGCTATAAGGCGATGATGGACGTCATTACCAAGAATGATATCGTCCATTGGCGTAAATCCTTCCTGAATGATTTGAAAGCCGTACCGCACCAGCTTGAGCCCGGACAGCAGCCGCTGAAAGAAGGGTCGCTGCCTAAACCTGCATAA
- a CDS encoding methyl-accepting chemotaxis protein: protein MLTRIRISTSLIMIVLIFGLMQLLSSGLSFEAFRHSNENFTHVETDNLKRNSLSLSWTEILQTRNSLNRAATRFASYTPLEQITPIMDEAKRTLAHSQSVYKEFNDSPVSNDTERALRAQTAKRFNELIGALNDAVGMLDNGNVQAFMAQPTQQFQDAFEQQYTANMNYLSGVIADSGDDNLHAYRLSGWILGGVTGVTLVLILLSLVWLKNMLLRPLAVMSGHFNAIAGGDLGNPIVASGRNEISRLFHQLEAMRDELAKTVYAVREGTDSMLSGIQEIASGNNDLSSRTEQQAASLEETATSMEELTSTVKQNAENARQATQLARDASATAHKGGELTGNVVQRMADIATSSRKISDITSVIDGIAFQTNILALNAAVEAARAGEQGRGFAVVAGEVRSLAQRSAQAAKEIKGLIDESASRVQQGSELVASAGNTMDEIVRSVSRVTDIMAEIASASDEQSRGIDQVAAAVNQMDAATQQNASLVEQSAAAAGALESQAESLMQAVRVFRLQHHGQQEDAGEQQAVDLISRPIGQST, encoded by the coding sequence ATGTTAACGCGTATTCGGATTTCCACCAGCCTGATCATGATTGTCTTGATCTTTGGTTTAATGCAATTGTTAAGCAGCGGACTCTCCTTTGAAGCATTCAGACACAGCAACGAAAATTTCACTCACGTTGAGACGGACAACCTGAAACGGAATTCCCTGAGTCTGAGCTGGACGGAAATATTGCAGACCCGTAATTCCCTCAACCGGGCCGCCACCCGCTTTGCGTCCTATACGCCGTTGGAGCAGATTACGCCGATTATGGACGAGGCCAAACGGACCCTTGCCCATTCACAATCGGTGTATAAGGAATTTAACGATTCACCGGTAAGCAACGATACGGAACGAGCGCTGCGCGCCCAGACCGCCAAACGTTTCAATGAATTGATCGGCGCGCTGAATGATGCGGTGGGCATGCTGGATAACGGTAACGTCCAGGCCTTTATGGCGCAGCCGACCCAACAATTCCAGGACGCTTTTGAGCAGCAGTATACTGCCAACATGAATTATCTCTCCGGCGTCATTGCCGATTCCGGTGACGACAATCTCCATGCCTACCGGCTGTCCGGCTGGATACTTGGCGGGGTTACCGGGGTTACCCTTGTCCTTATCCTGCTGTCCCTGGTATGGCTGAAAAATATGCTGCTGCGCCCGCTGGCGGTGATGAGCGGGCATTTTAACGCCATTGCCGGCGGCGATCTGGGCAATCCCATCGTCGCGAGCGGACGTAATGAAATCAGCCGGCTGTTTCACCAGTTGGAAGCCATGCGCGACGAACTGGCGAAAACGGTATACGCCGTACGCGAGGGAACCGATTCCATGCTGAGCGGTATTCAGGAGATAGCCAGCGGTAATAACGACTTATCGTCTCGTACCGAACAGCAGGCGGCATCGCTGGAAGAGACGGCCACCAGCATGGAGGAGCTGACTTCCACCGTGAAACAAAACGCCGAAAACGCCCGTCAGGCCACGCAATTGGCCCGGGATGCTTCCGCCACCGCCCATAAGGGGGGCGAGCTTACCGGCAACGTGGTGCAGCGCATGGCGGACATAGCCACCAGCTCACGTAAAATCAGCGATATTACCAGCGTTATCGACGGTATTGCCTTCCAAACCAATATCCTGGCGCTGAACGCGGCGGTGGAAGCGGCGCGGGCCGGCGAGCAGGGCCGGGGATTCGCGGTAGTGGCGGGAGAAGTACGCAGTCTGGCGCAGCGCAGCGCCCAGGCGGCCAAGGAAATCAAGGGATTGATTGACGAATCCGCGTCACGGGTGCAGCAGGGGTCCGAACTGGTGGCCTCCGCCGGCAATACCATGGACGAGATTGTCCGCTCGGTAAGCCGCGTCACCGATATTATGGCTGAAATCGCCTCGGCCTCGGATGAGCAGAGCCGCGGTATCGACCAGGTGGCAGCCGCCGTGAATCAGATGGACGCCGCTACCCAGCAAAACGCGTCGCTGGTGGAACAATCCGCCGCCGCCGCCGGGGCTCTGGAGTCGCAGGCGGAATCCCTGATGCAGGCGGTACGCGTTTTCAGACTGCAGCATCATGGCCAGCAGGAAGACGCCGGCGAGCAGCAGGCAGTGGATCTCATTTCCCGTCCCATCGGGCAATCAACCTAA
- the flhC gene encoding flagellar transcriptional regulator FlhC, translating to MVGKSIVQEAKDIQLAMELITLGARLQMLESETQLSRGRLIKLYKELRGSPPPKGMLPFSTDWFMTWEQNIHSSMFYNIYQVLVQNGQSLGVEAVIGAYRLYLEQCPQADGEVPLLALTRAWTLVRFVDSGMLQLTPCSHCHGHFITYAHQPEYGFVCSLCQPPSRAVKRRKLLPSTADINPKLLDEPAIRAV from the coding sequence ATGGTCGGAAAAAGTATTGTGCAAGAGGCGAAAGATATCCAGCTTGCAATGGAGTTGATAACGCTGGGGGCAAGATTGCAAATGCTGGAAAGCGAGACGCAGCTGAGTCGCGGTCGGTTAATCAAATTGTATAAAGAACTGCGCGGGAGCCCGCCGCCCAAGGGAATGTTACCGTTTTCAACGGATTGGTTCATGACATGGGAGCAAAATATCCATTCTTCCATGTTTTATAATATCTATCAGGTTCTGGTGCAGAATGGTCAGTCACTCGGCGTCGAAGCTGTCATTGGCGCCTACCGCCTGTATTTGGAACAATGTCCGCAAGCGGACGGTGAAGTGCCGCTGCTGGCGCTGACCCGTGCCTGGACGCTGGTAAGATTTGTCGATAGCGGAATGCTGCAGTTGACGCCATGCAGTCATTGCCATGGCCATTTCATCACCTATGCCCACCAACCAGAATACGGGTTTGTCTGCAGTTTATGCCAGCCCCCTTCACGAGCAGTAAAAAGACGTAAACTTTTGCCGAGCACGGCCGATATTAACCCCAAGCTGCTGGATGAACCGGCAATACGCGCGGTCTGA
- a CDS encoding methyl-accepting chemotaxis protein — translation MFNRIKVVTGLVLILIIFGLLQISSGGVFYRSLNKDQQYFDIYQNIRKQQTSLSASWVALIQTRNTLNRAGIRFLLDANKMGSGPTVTELLTEAQGTLTRSEQTFAAFAAMPPVAGQDEGTLKSLKQQYDLLHTALAALNTSLSGGDINAFNAQSTQDLQNKFEDYYSRFLAGNIQLYNDAVDSSNQAYTQSISVLAGVLVLVVLISLLVWLGIRRLLLHPLNYLIKHIRGIADGDLTHELEVQSRNEMGKLAESLRDMQQSLAGTVQSVRLSANTIYSGATGIVAGNNSLSSRTEQQASALEQTAASMEQLTATVKQNAENARQAKQLALNASETAQKGGKVVDNVVKTMHEIAGSSQKIADITGVIDGIAFQTNILALNAAVEAARAGEQGRGFAVVAGEVRSLAQRSAQAAKEIKGLIDDSVNRVDVGSTLVESAGETMSEIVNSVTRVTDIMGEIASASDEQSRGIDQVGEAVAEMDRATQQNAALVQQSADAAAVLETQAGLLTQAVSVFSLADNTAPAEGNAQADAPRPVPPAGPAKTPARTPIKTLEATSQENWETF, via the coding sequence ATGTTTAACCGAATAAAAGTTGTTACCGGCTTAGTTCTTATATTGATCATTTTTGGTTTATTGCAAATCTCATCGGGAGGCGTGTTTTATCGCTCGCTAAATAAAGATCAACAGTATTTTGATATCTATCAGAATATCCGTAAGCAGCAAACCTCTCTCAGCGCAAGCTGGGTGGCGCTGATACAAACCCGCAATACCTTGAACCGCGCGGGCATACGTTTTCTGCTGGATGCCAACAAGATGGGCAGCGGCCCGACGGTGACCGAACTCTTGACGGAAGCCCAGGGAACCCTGACCCGCTCTGAACAGACCTTCGCCGCTTTTGCGGCTATGCCCCCGGTTGCCGGGCAGGATGAAGGCACGCTCAAGTCGCTTAAGCAGCAATATGACCTGCTGCATACCGCGCTGGCTGCGCTGAATACCAGCCTGAGCGGCGGCGATATCAATGCATTTAATGCCCAGAGTACGCAGGATCTGCAAAATAAATTCGAGGATTATTATAGCCGGTTTCTGGCGGGTAATATCCAGCTGTACAACGATGCGGTGGACAGCAGCAACCAGGCTTATACCCAGTCCATCAGCGTTTTGGCGGGAGTATTGGTTTTGGTGGTTTTGATCTCCCTGCTGGTTTGGTTGGGTATCCGCCGCCTTCTGCTGCATCCGCTGAATTATCTCATTAAGCATATCCGCGGTATCGCCGATGGGGATTTAACCCATGAGCTGGAAGTGCAAAGCCGTAACGAGATGGGAAAACTGGCGGAAAGCCTGCGGGATATGCAGCAATCGCTGGCCGGCACGGTACAATCCGTGCGCCTGAGCGCCAACACCATTTACAGCGGCGCCACCGGCATTGTCGCCGGCAATAACTCCCTTTCCTCCCGTACCGAACAGCAGGCTTCCGCACTCGAGCAAACCGCCGCAAGCATGGAACAGCTTACCGCTACGGTAAAACAGAACGCCGAGAATGCGCGCCAGGCCAAACAGCTGGCGTTAAACGCTTCCGAAACCGCGCAAAAGGGCGGCAAGGTGGTGGATAACGTGGTGAAGACCATGCATGAAATTGCCGGCAGCTCGCAGAAAATCGCCGATATCACCGGCGTGATCGACGGTATTGCCTTCCAGACCAATATCCTGGCGCTCAATGCAGCGGTGGAAGCGGCACGGGCCGGTGAACAGGGCCGGGGATTTGCGGTGGTGGCCGGTGAAGTCCGCAGTCTGGCGCAGCGCAGCGCCCAGGCCGCGAAGGAAATCAAGGGGCTTATCGACGACTCGGTGAATCGGGTGGATGTGGGGTCGACATTGGTGGAAAGCGCGGGTGAAACCATGTCGGAAATCGTTAACTCGGTGACCCGCGTAACCGACATCATGGGGGAAATTGCTTCTGCTTCAGATGAGCAGAGCCGTGGCATCGATCAGGTGGGGGAAGCGGTGGCCGAAATGGATCGCGCCACCCAGCAAAACGCTGCCCTGGTGCAGCAGTCCGCCGACGCCGCCGCGGTACTGGAAACCCAGGCCGGGCTATTGACCCAGGCGGTTTCCGTCTTCAGCCTGGCTGATAACACGGCGCCGGCGGAAGGGAACGCGCAAGCAGACGCCCCTCGCCCCGTTCCCCCCGCCGGTCCGGCCAAAACCCCGGCCCGGACGCCGATAAAAACGCTTGAAGCAACGTCTCAGGAAAATTGGGAAACCTTTTAA